Proteins co-encoded in one Aerococcaceae bacterium DSM 111021 genomic window:
- a CDS encoding cation transporter — translation MFKRLIEKYLATQSKEEARTRVGIIAGRVGLVSNFMLFVIKLIAGTMSGSISIVTDGMNNLGDSASSLLTLFGFRAASKPADKEHPYGHERSEYISGLLISVIIIYVGIQFFTSSIQQILNPTSLNASLIVFVMLIVSIIAKIIQGKFYRTAAQSIHSNTLHGAAQDSLNDVYVTIIVLMSAMVETFTGWQIDGYAGALLSIMIVYSGIQAINDSINDLLGTRPSKEEIKEMKVLLDQYDTIVGYHDLLVHNYGPNKTFATIHIEIDDSWDLKHSHRVIDNIEIDFAEKLGVELVCHVDPIAIQNEEHTAIYRQVKHILKSFHLALKFHDFKVESINDENHITFDVVVPDNVEETNAELLLMIQEKIQQEIGSYELIIEFDRLDLLKEV, via the coding sequence ATGTTTAAGCGATTAATCGAAAAATATTTGGCAACACAATCAAAAGAAGAAGCTCGAACGAGGGTTGGTATTATAGCTGGAAGAGTCGGACTCGTATCAAATTTTATGTTGTTTGTTATTAAGTTGATAGCTGGAACGATGTCGGGGAGTATCTCTATTGTGACGGATGGGATGAATAACTTAGGGGATTCCGCATCATCATTATTAACATTATTTGGTTTTAGGGCAGCATCAAAGCCAGCGGATAAAGAACATCCATATGGTCATGAGCGGTCTGAATACATTAGCGGGTTATTGATTTCGGTTATTATTATTTATGTAGGAATTCAGTTTTTTACCTCATCCATTCAACAAATACTGAATCCAACGAGTTTAAATGCTTCACTGATTGTATTTGTAATGTTAATCGTGTCGATTATTGCCAAAATAATCCAAGGGAAATTCTACCGTACAGCAGCTCAATCAATTCATTCGAATACATTACATGGAGCAGCTCAAGATAGCCTTAATGATGTATATGTAACAATCATCGTTCTGATGTCAGCAATGGTCGAAACCTTTACGGGTTGGCAAATAGATGGTTACGCAGGAGCATTGTTATCTATTATGATTGTGTACAGCGGGATTCAAGCAATTAATGATTCAATTAATGATTTATTAGGGACACGACCGTCTAAAGAAGAGATAAAAGAGATGAAAGTCTTATTGGATCAGTATGATACAATCGTAGGATATCATGACTTGCTAGTTCATAATTATGGTCCGAATAAAACATTTGCCACTATTCATATTGAAATTGATGATAGTTGGGATTTGAAACATTCCCACCGTGTCATTGATAATATAGAAATTGATTTTGCTGAGAAGTTAGGGGTAGAACTGGTCTGTCACGTGGATCCCATTGCGATTCAAAATGAGGAGCACACAGCAATATACCGTCAAGTTAAACACATCCTCAAATCATTTCATTTAGCTTTAAAGTTTCATGATTTTAAAGTAGAAAGTATTAATGATGAAAATCATATAACGTTTGATGTTGTTGTCCCAGATAATGTCGAGGAGACAAATGCTGAGCTCTTATTGATGATTCAAGAAAAAATTCAGCAAGAAATTGGTTCTTATGAATTAATTATTGAGTTTGACCGATTGGATTTATTGAAAGAAGTTTAA
- a CDS encoding DUF871 domain-containing protein: protein MYGISVYLNEDVTEEVKQYIRRMHEIGFKGIFSSIHIPEDDSELYLDRLGQLGSVAKDYEMDLVVDVSGDALKNLGIYYKDLTPLIELGVTGIRVDYGVSHEEIKLISEQLDVILNASTISEEDLNILKELEVNFTSIEAWHNYYPRPETGLDKAEFININKWLKEQGITVMAFVAGEGDLRGPLYEGLPTLEDHRYKQSLGSALELRQTAYVDKVYIGDPGMSSYSQIQWEKYLNETVLYFEAVATSTNVEQLKHIEGRHTQRMDAARDVIRSQEARVRRDFIVNPELMTERPVGSITIDNSDYLRYEGEVQITKTNLPADEKVNVIGYIQSGDYLLLEAMRPGQPFEIQWKRG from the coding sequence GGAATATCAGTATATTTAAACGAAGATGTGACAGAAGAAGTCAAACAGTACATAAGACGCATGCATGAGATTGGTTTCAAAGGAATATTCTCGTCAATTCATATCCCTGAAGATGATTCAGAATTGTATTTAGATCGTTTAGGGCAATTGGGTTCGGTAGCAAAAGATTATGAAATGGATTTAGTCGTTGATGTTTCTGGAGATGCTTTAAAGAACTTAGGTATATATTATAAAGATTTAACTCCATTGATTGAGTTAGGTGTGACTGGAATTCGAGTCGATTATGGAGTCAGTCATGAAGAGATTAAACTTATTAGTGAGCAGCTAGATGTTATTTTAAATGCGAGTACAATTAGCGAAGAAGATTTAAACATTTTAAAAGAGTTAGAAGTGAATTTCACGTCGATTGAGGCTTGGCACAATTACTATCCGCGTCCTGAAACGGGCTTAGATAAAGCAGAGTTTATTAATATTAACAAATGGCTGAAAGAGCAAGGAATTACCGTCATGGCTTTCGTCGCTGGAGAGGGTGATTTGAGAGGTCCCTTGTATGAAGGATTACCAACTTTAGAAGATCACCGTTACAAACAGTCTTTAGGTAGCGCGCTTGAATTAAGGCAAACAGCTTATGTTGATAAAGTTTATATTGGCGACCCTGGTATGAGTTCTTATAGTCAAATTCAGTGGGAAAAATATTTAAATGAAACAGTCTTGTATTTTGAAGCAGTCGCAACTTCCACCAATGTCGAACAACTCAAACACATTGAAGGTCGACACACTCAAAGAATGGACGCGGCTCGTGATGTCATTCGCAGTCAAGAGGCAAGAGTGAGACGAGATTTCATTGTTAATCCTGAACTAATGACTGAACGACCTGTCGGTTCAATTACGATAGATAATTCCGATTACCTTCGATATGAAGGCGAAGTTCAAATAACAAAAACGAATTTACCAGCTGATGAAAAGGTTAATGTGATTGGTTATATACAATCGGGTGATTATCTATTACTTGAGGCGATGAGACCAGGACAACCGTTTGAAATTCAATGGAAAAGAGGATAG
- a CDS encoding CapA family protein, with amino-acid sequence MSKRVKKWIAILSLLVIVSIGAYFIYNVQNSLQANSGRDQQASESSEKPQEEVVEESPSEPIKHDFLFADLPKKEGKEEFQSEEGVLTLRSVGDVLIHDRVSYLADTYSPIYQETVSSMIEQGFQPSDFKADSAYDFMPMLAHIQPYIDYADISMANLEVIAASPQLPMSGYPQFNAPSEIISALKAIGIDIVSNATNHTLDWFGEGAHYSLQNLQEEDMMYVGSYDSWEDYNTHRIIEENGISVGFLNYSYGTNGIPVPVGEEYLISLIDVPLMVAEVDALSKQVDAVVVSLQLGEEYATLPNEDQFYVFQSLSDAGAKLILGGHPHVLQPVDWYNGGETFAIYSQASFLTGQRDLDNKQGGITEVTFKRDESGEVNVINPKFMPIFNLGVEAEKMYQVVPFADIDLHQIPDGRLWWNTIDERMHTYIDDFELVTHLETEATQETHDSFR; translated from the coding sequence ATGTCGAAAAGAGTAAAAAAATGGATTGCGATTCTTTCGTTACTTGTTATTGTAAGTATTGGCGCTTACTTTATATATAATGTCCAGAATTCATTACAAGCGAATTCTGGACGGGACCAACAAGCATCTGAAAGTAGCGAAAAACCTCAAGAGGAAGTTGTAGAAGAATCACCAAGCGAACCGATAAAGCATGACTTTTTGTTTGCTGATTTACCAAAGAAAGAAGGTAAAGAAGAATTTCAATCAGAAGAAGGTGTATTAACACTAAGATCGGTTGGGGATGTATTAATACATGATCGTGTGAGTTATTTAGCCGATACGTATTCGCCAATCTATCAAGAGACAGTATCATCGATGATAGAACAAGGTTTTCAACCAAGCGACTTTAAGGCGGATTCAGCCTATGATTTCATGCCAATGTTAGCTCATATTCAGCCATATATTGACTATGCAGATATTTCAATGGCGAATCTAGAAGTGATTGCTGCGTCGCCGCAATTACCAATGTCAGGGTACCCACAGTTTAACGCACCGAGTGAGATTATTTCTGCACTTAAAGCTATCGGAATTGATATCGTAAGTAATGCGACGAATCATACACTTGATTGGTTTGGTGAAGGAGCACATTATTCACTCCAAAACTTGCAAGAAGAAGACATGATGTATGTTGGGAGTTATGATTCATGGGAAGATTACAATACTCATCGGATTATTGAGGAAAATGGGATCAGCGTTGGGTTTTTAAATTACTCTTATGGAACAAATGGCATACCAGTTCCAGTTGGAGAAGAATATTTAATTAGTTTAATTGATGTTCCTTTAATGGTTGCTGAAGTGGACGCACTATCCAAACAAGTTGATGCGGTCGTTGTGAGCTTACAGTTAGGAGAGGAATACGCTACATTACCAAATGAAGATCAATTTTATGTGTTTCAATCATTAAGTGATGCTGGTGCCAAACTTATCTTAGGTGGGCATCCACACGTATTACAACCCGTCGATTGGTATAACGGTGGTGAAACATTTGCTATATATTCTCAAGCTAGTTTTTTAACTGGACAAAGAGATTTAGATAATAAGCAAGGTGGAATTACAGAAGTAACCTTTAAACGTGACGAATCGGGTGAAGTTAATGTAATAAATCCTAAATTCATGCCGATATTTAACTTAGGAGTGGAAGCAGAGAAGATGTATCAAGTCGTACCCTTTGCAGATATTGACCTTCATCAAATACCAGATGGGCGATTATGGTGGAATACGATTGACGAACGGATGCATACTTACATTGATGACTTTGAATTAGTGACACATCTAGAAACAGAAGCGACTCAAGAAACGCATGATTCATTTAGATAA
- a CDS encoding iron-containing alcohol dehydrogenase yields MRAFNYDIPTKVYFGEGKIKHLPDLIHKFGKKVLLTYGGGSIKRNGIYDKVQELLKDCEIFELSGIDPNPRIETVREGARLCKEHDIDVILAVGGGSTIDCSKVIAAAAKYDGDAWDLVMDGSLITDALPLVDILTLSATGTEMNTNGVITNFDVKMKKGTASYHTYPYASILDPTYTYTVPANQTSAGTADIMSHTFENYFQEEDNAFITDGLSETILRACIKYLPVALEKPDNYEARSNLMWASTMALNGLTSMGKGGGWSTHPIEHYLSAYYDITHAEGLAILTPRWMKYILNDNTVNRFARYASNVWNIEESDDKFAMAEEAIEKTYQFFVDNGLPMILPEVGIDTDEHFLEMAKGTEERLSRAYVPLKADDVVEILNRCMTEGYN; encoded by the coding sequence ATGAGAGCATTTAATTATGATATTCCTACTAAAGTATACTTTGGTGAAGGTAAGATTAAGCACTTACCAGATTTGATTCATAAGTTTGGTAAAAAAGTGTTACTTACATATGGAGGAGGAAGTATTAAACGAAATGGTATCTATGATAAAGTTCAGGAGTTACTCAAAGATTGTGAGATTTTTGAACTAAGTGGCATTGATCCAAACCCTCGGATAGAAACCGTTCGGGAAGGTGCAAGATTATGCAAGGAGCACGATATTGACGTTATCCTAGCAGTGGGTGGCGGTTCGACAATCGACTGCTCTAAAGTCATTGCTGCTGCAGCTAAATACGATGGAGACGCGTGGGATTTAGTCATGGATGGCAGTCTTATTACAGATGCACTACCTTTAGTTGATATCTTAACATTATCAGCAACTGGGACTGAAATGAATACTAACGGCGTGATTACTAACTTCGATGTAAAAATGAAAAAAGGGACTGCAAGCTATCATACATATCCATACGCATCCATCTTAGACCCTACTTACACTTATACAGTACCGGCTAATCAAACATCTGCAGGGACAGCAGATATTATGTCACATACGTTTGAGAATTATTTCCAAGAAGAAGACAATGCATTTATTACAGATGGTCTAAGTGAAACAATCTTGCGTGCATGTATTAAATACTTACCAGTAGCTTTAGAGAAGCCTGATAATTACGAAGCACGTTCAAACTTAATGTGGGCTTCAACCATGGCCTTAAACGGCTTAACTTCTATGGGTAAAGGTGGCGGCTGGTCTACTCACCCAATTGAGCATTATTTATCCGCTTATTATGATATTACACATGCTGAAGGTTTAGCAATTCTTACACCACGTTGGATGAAATATATTCTAAACGACAATACTGTCAATCGTTTTGCAAGATATGCGAGCAATGTTTGGAATATAGAAGAATCTGATGACAAGTTTGCGATGGCAGAAGAAGCAATCGAAAAAACGTACCAATTCTTTGTTGATAATGGTTTGCCAATGATATTACCTGAAGTTGGTATTGATACGGATGAGCACTTCTTAGAAATGGCCAAAGGGACAGAAGAACGTTTATCGCGAGCTTATGTACCATTAAAAGCGGATGATGTTGTTGAGATTCTAAATCGTTGTATGACTGAAGGATATAATTAG
- a CDS encoding type II toxin-antitoxin system PemK/MazF family toxin — MKKIPCVVVSNKNYNRLLNTIIVAPISSSEKYLTDKKYVDSPLFIQVPENSKIKGTILMQHLRSVDPNLRMNGKIIFRFKND, encoded by the coding sequence ATGAAAAAAATACCATGTGTGGTCGTAAGCAATAAGAATTATAATCGATTACTTAATACTATAATTGTTGCGCCCATAAGTAGTTCAGAAAAGTACTTAACTGATAAAAAATATGTAGATTCTCCACTTTTTATCCAAGTCCCAGAAAATTCAAAGATTAAAGGCACTATTTTAATGCAACATTTGAGAAGTGTTGACCCAAATTTAAGAATGAATGGAAAAATTATCTTTAGATTCAAAAATGATTAA
- a CDS encoding ornithine cyclodeaminase (catalyzes the formation of L-proline from L-ornithine), with translation MTKQGQIDFLYLNEQDMIDAGVLDMQSCVNVMEDVFQILGTGDYRMGGRDSNSHGMVVAFPDEPEHNTMPSNGPDRRFCAMPAYLGGEYRVAGCKWYGSNIDNKDKNLPRSILTMNLNDADTGAPLAFMSANLLSAWRTGAIPGVGVRYLAKPDSKVVGVLGAGAIGSSTAEALLLEAKQAELFKIYDIDPKQSDILKQELETKFPKVRISIVDSIEEAVRETDILNLATSGEANPKIESEWIKPGALIIGSSSGQFDPNFVIENVRLVVDNWKMYEEVKYEDVYPYNTLEMGVLGRLFLDWIQEERMTDDIIMNVGDIINGKIPARENDDDIIIFALGGQPLYDIAWGYTIYQNALKKDIGTKLNLWETAYQAR, from the coding sequence ATGACTAAACAAGGACAAATTGATTTTTTATATTTGAATGAACAAGATATGATTGATGCTGGTGTTTTAGATATGCAATCTTGTGTCAATGTTATGGAGGATGTTTTTCAAATTTTAGGTACAGGTGACTACCGAATGGGTGGGCGAGATAGTAACTCTCACGGTATGGTTGTAGCATTTCCAGATGAACCCGAACATAATACAATGCCTTCAAACGGTCCCGACAGAAGATTTTGTGCCATGCCTGCTTATCTTGGGGGAGAGTACCGTGTAGCTGGTTGTAAATGGTATGGATCAAATATTGACAACAAAGATAAAAATCTGCCTCGTTCGATTCTGACAATGAACTTGAATGATGCGGACACAGGTGCGCCGTTGGCTTTTATGTCAGCTAACTTATTAAGTGCTTGGAGAACGGGTGCAATACCTGGAGTGGGCGTTCGTTATTTAGCGAAACCTGACTCAAAAGTAGTCGGTGTATTAGGTGCCGGAGCGATCGGAAGTTCAACGGCCGAAGCACTTCTTTTAGAAGCTAAGCAGGCTGAACTATTCAAAATTTATGATATCGATCCAAAGCAATCAGACATCTTGAAGCAAGAACTAGAAACTAAGTTCCCTAAGGTGAGAATAAGTATCGTTGATTCAATTGAAGAAGCGGTGAGAGAGACAGATATTCTAAACTTAGCAACCTCAGGAGAAGCGAATCCAAAGATTGAGAGTGAGTGGATTAAACCAGGAGCATTAATTATTGGCTCTTCATCCGGGCAGTTTGATCCGAACTTTGTTATCGAAAACGTTAGATTAGTTGTGGATAATTGGAAGATGTATGAAGAAGTAAAATATGAAGATGTTTATCCGTACAATACACTAGAGATGGGTGTGCTCGGTCGATTATTTCTTGATTGGATTCAAGAGGAACGAATGACAGATGATATAATAATGAATGTCGGAGATATCATTAATGGAAAAATTCCAGCAAGAGAAAACGACGATGATATTATTATTTTCGCTTTGGGTGGGCAACCTTTATATGATATTGCATGGGGATACACTATTTATCAAAATGCTTTAAAGAAAGATATTGGTACAAAACTTAACTTATGGGAGACAGCTTACCAGGCTCGATAA
- a CDS encoding PTS transporter subunit EIIC — MNTTKEHLIAKEIYKYMGGKDNTTDIYNCMTRVRIDLKDPSVVDAMALKTVNGVMGVVQDGNNLQVVVGPGTASKVATELASMSGSVKSAEVNENLDPELTSAQSNTEQITKENKEKYKKGNDNAFKQITRSIASIFVPLIPAFVGAGIIGGIASIFQNMITAGQIDAMTWGHAVDILNIIKNGLFAYLNIYVGINAAKVFGATQGLGGVIAGIIYLTGMNPENPLINIFTGEPLLAGQGGIIGVILAVFILSYVEKSVRKVIPDALDIIFTPTISLLVVGLLTIFVIMPVAGVISSSLVGSINWVLDIGGAFSGFMLGAFFLPLVMFGLHQVLTPIHIEMINTTGQTNLLPILAMAGAGQVGAAIAVMIRARENKQLTNMIKGALPVGILGIGEPLIYAVTLPLGKTFITACIGGGICGAVIGFFGNVGATAIGPSGVALIPLIANSNWMPYVLGLVAAYIGGFVVTYFFGVPKSAMEPTELQGSGSEATDPLAGFN, encoded by the coding sequence ATGAATACAACAAAAGAACACTTAATTGCTAAAGAAATATATAAATATATGGGTGGAAAAGACAATACTACTGATATTTATAATTGTATGACACGTGTAAGGATTGACTTGAAGGATCCAAGTGTTGTTGATGCAATGGCATTGAAAACAGTTAACGGAGTTATGGGTGTTGTTCAAGATGGTAATAACTTACAAGTAGTTGTTGGACCTGGTACAGCAAGTAAAGTTGCGACTGAATTAGCGAGTATGTCTGGTAGCGTTAAGAGCGCAGAGGTGAATGAAAATCTTGACCCAGAATTAACATCTGCACAATCTAACACAGAGCAAATAACAAAAGAGAACAAAGAAAAATATAAAAAAGGGAATGATAATGCCTTCAAACAAATTACACGTTCAATTGCGAGCATTTTTGTGCCGTTAATTCCGGCTTTCGTTGGTGCGGGTATTATTGGTGGGATTGCCTCAATCTTCCAGAACATGATTACAGCTGGCCAAATTGATGCAATGACTTGGGGACATGCCGTTGATATCTTAAATATTATCAAAAATGGTCTGTTCGCTTATCTAAACATCTATGTAGGGATTAATGCTGCTAAAGTATTCGGAGCAACTCAAGGTTTGGGTGGAGTCATTGCTGGGATTATTTACCTTACAGGTATGAACCCTGAGAATCCACTCATCAATATCTTTACTGGGGAACCTCTACTAGCGGGACAAGGTGGTATCATTGGTGTCATCTTGGCGGTATTTATCTTATCATATGTAGAGAAATCAGTGAGAAAAGTTATTCCAGACGCTTTAGATATTATTTTTACCCCAACAATCTCGTTACTGGTAGTAGGATTACTTACGATTTTCGTTATTATGCCTGTTGCAGGAGTGATTTCGTCGTCATTAGTTGGTTCGATTAATTGGGTGTTAGATATCGGAGGTGCCTTCTCAGGATTTATGTTAGGCGCATTCTTCTTACCACTCGTTATGTTTGGTTTGCACCAAGTGTTAACACCTATTCATATTGAAATGATTAACACAACAGGCCAAACGAATCTCTTACCCATCCTTGCTATGGCAGGTGCTGGACAAGTTGGTGCAGCAATCGCTGTAATGATTCGTGCTCGTGAGAACAAACAATTAACAAATATGATTAAAGGTGCGTTACCTGTAGGTATTTTAGGAATCGGTGAACCATTAATTTATGCTGTAACATTACCTTTAGGTAAAACATTTATCACAGCGTGTATTGGTGGAGGGATCTGTGGTGCAGTTATCGGCTTCTTCGGCAATGTAGGAGCAACGGCTATTGGACCAAGTGGTGTGGCTTTAATTCCATTAATTGCTAACAGTAATTGGATGCCGTATGTTTTAGGATTAGTCGCAGCTTATATTGGTGGATTCGTTGTCACTTATTTCTTCGGTGTACCGAAATCTGCTATGGAACCAACAGAATTACAAGGTTCTGGATCTGAAGCAACTGATCCATTAGCTGGATTTAACTAA
- a CDS encoding beta-hexosaminidase has protein sequence MKKLKKLFLSGMLLFNITSPLQAAYAESGDSTRSIDEMISEMTLEEKIIQTLMPDFRNWLDGEEEVGVTELNDDIRTILSDYQFGGVILFAENVVETEQTASLVYQMQSTQVESDNLPLLIGIDQEGGIVNRLGSGTQLPGNMALGATNNPEYAKLAGEIIGSELEALGINVNFAPSVDVNNNPKNPVIGLRSFSSDPNIVSEFGLGYIDGIKEHNVAVAAKHFPGHGDTDVDSHYGLPVVDKSLDELMDNELIPFKATMDADADMIMTAHIQFPQLETETKVSDEDGSDILLPATLSPAILTDLVRDEMDYDGIVITDALNMEAITNNFGEVETSILSKKAGADILLMPVIIRSNDDLALLDEVIQGLVDAVEREEIPMENIDHSVRRILTLKEELGLLDQNFLSQSEEEVISNAQEVVGSDSNRASEREIANHAVTLLENSQATLPIKPKDDDHILFITADPNQVPGTEFSIERMRLEESLSSDFSYKILTYNEESTFNDFSDAFAQASHVVVYTSMVDDSSLAADNFRTAIPQEIFTYAREQGIPTVQVSINKPYDSVNFTDNDAILISYGYNGMDPTEGGQEPDASFGPNIPAVVEVIFGVTNSDDGPSGQLPVDLPVIKDGVLITEEIAYPVGYQSEDWE, from the coding sequence ATGAAAAAACTAAAAAAATTATTTCTATCTGGAATGTTATTATTCAATATTACTTCTCCCCTGCAAGCAGCATATGCAGAATCAGGTGACAGTACACGGAGTATTGATGAAATGATCAGTGAGATGACACTTGAGGAGAAAATTATTCAAACTTTGATGCCCGATTTTAGAAATTGGCTAGATGGCGAGGAAGAAGTTGGGGTCACAGAACTAAATGATGATATTCGAACGATTCTATCAGACTATCAATTTGGTGGTGTCATTCTGTTCGCGGAAAATGTCGTAGAGACAGAACAGACCGCAAGTCTCGTCTATCAGATGCAATCGACACAAGTTGAGAGTGACAACCTTCCCCTACTCATTGGGATTGACCAAGAAGGTGGGATTGTTAATCGTCTTGGCTCTGGAACACAGTTACCTGGGAACATGGCTCTTGGAGCGACAAATAACCCTGAATATGCTAAGTTAGCGGGTGAAATTATTGGTAGCGAACTTGAAGCTTTAGGTATTAATGTCAACTTCGCTCCTTCTGTTGATGTCAATAATAACCCTAAAAATCCTGTGATTGGTTTAAGGTCATTTTCATCGGATCCAAATATTGTTTCTGAATTTGGTTTAGGCTATATTGACGGTATTAAAGAACATAATGTTGCAGTTGCAGCTAAACACTTCCCTGGTCATGGTGATACAGATGTAGATTCTCATTATGGATTACCTGTCGTAGATAAGAGTTTAGATGAACTGATGGATAATGAATTAATTCCGTTTAAAGCGACGATGGACGCAGATGCTGATATGATTATGACAGCACATATTCAATTCCCTCAACTAGAAACTGAAACAAAAGTATCAGATGAAGACGGATCTGATATCTTACTTCCTGCGACATTGTCACCAGCCATCCTAACTGACTTAGTTCGTGATGAGATGGACTATGATGGCATTGTTATCACGGATGCCCTAAATATGGAAGCTATTACGAATAACTTTGGTGAAGTTGAAACATCAATCTTATCTAAAAAAGCTGGTGCGGATATCTTACTGATGCCCGTTATAATTAGATCAAATGATGACCTTGCTTTATTAGACGAAGTCATCCAAGGTCTGGTTGATGCGGTAGAACGCGAAGAAATACCAATGGAGAATATCGACCACTCAGTTCGTCGTATACTAACACTAAAAGAAGAATTAGGATTACTCGATCAGAATTTCTTAAGCCAATCTGAAGAAGAAGTTATTTCGAACGCTCAAGAAGTCGTTGGATCTGACTCTAACCGAGCGAGTGAACGTGAGATTGCCAACCACGCAGTAACATTACTTGAAAACAGTCAAGCTACTCTTCCGATTAAGCCAAAGGATGATGATCATATCTTATTCATTACAGCTGACCCGAATCAGGTTCCTGGGACTGAGTTCAGTATTGAGCGGATGCGCTTAGAAGAATCACTTTCTTCTGATTTTTCGTATAAGATATTAACTTATAATGAAGAAAGTACGTTTAATGACTTTTCTGATGCTTTCGCTCAAGCAAGCCATGTCGTTGTCTACACGAGCATGGTAGATGATTCGTCTCTTGCAGCAGATAACTTTAGAACTGCTATCCCTCAAGAAATATTCACTTATGCAAGAGAACAAGGGATTCCTACAGTTCAAGTGAGCATTAATAAACCTTATGATTCAGTGAACTTTACAGACAATGATGCGATATTAATCTCCTATGGTTATAACGGTATGGATCCAACCGAAGGTGGCCAAGAACCTGATGCTTCGTTCGGACCTAATATTCCCGCTGTTGTTGAAGTTATATTTGGTGTCACTAATTCTGATGACGGTCCAAGTGGGCAATTACCTGTTGATTTACCGGTTATTAAAGATGGTGTGTTAATCACAGAAGAAATTGCTTATCCTGTTGGTTATCAATCTGAGGATTGGGAATAA
- the murQ gene encoding N-acetylmuramic acid 6-phosphate etherase, translating into MKLDKLTTETRNEASMALDQMSVQEAIALMNQEDRRVPEAIQQVLPQIEAAIKLIVKSFNQDGRLIYMGAGTSGRLGVLDAAECVPTFSTPPEMVVGLIAGGEKAMLSAVEGAEDSAEFGRDDLKELKLTDKDTVVAIAASGRTPYVKGGLAYAQEVGASTVSIACNKGAEISEYSQVAIEVDAGAEVLTGSTRLKAGTAQKLILNMLSTVSMVQIGKVYKNLMVDVQPTNEKLEERSKRIIMQATECDYEVAEKAFQHAGNNVKLAIVMVLTDNDVSSAKELLSHNNGFIREAIKEEEEQ; encoded by the coding sequence ATGAAATTAGACAAGCTAACAACAGAAACGAGAAATGAAGCCTCGATGGCATTAGACCAGATGAGTGTTCAAGAAGCTATTGCACTGATGAATCAAGAAGATCGTCGTGTACCTGAAGCGATTCAACAAGTTTTACCACAAATAGAAGCAGCGATTAAGCTAATCGTGAAATCTTTTAATCAAGACGGTCGCTTAATTTACATGGGAGCAGGAACGAGTGGACGCTTGGGCGTATTAGATGCAGCGGAATGTGTGCCAACCTTTAGTACACCGCCTGAGATGGTCGTTGGTTTAATTGCTGGCGGAGAAAAAGCCATGTTATCAGCGGTTGAAGGGGCGGAAGATTCTGCAGAGTTTGGGCGAGATGACTTAAAAGAATTGAAATTAACTGATAAAGATACAGTCGTCGCAATTGCGGCAAGTGGTCGAACGCCTTATGTTAAAGGTGGTTTGGCTTATGCTCAAGAAGTTGGTGCATCTACGGTATCGATTGCTTGTAACAAAGGCGCTGAAATCAGTGAATACAGTCAAGTTGCGATTGAAGTTGATGCAGGAGCAGAAGTATTAACAGGTTCTACACGTTTAAAAGCTGGAACCGCTCAAAAGCTCATCTTAAATATGTTATCAACGGTTTCAATGGTACAAATCGGTAAAGTCTATAAAAACTTAATGGTGGACGTTCAACCAACGAATGAGAAATTAGAAGAACGTTCCAAACGAATTATAATGCAAGCAACAGAATGTGATTATGAAGTAGCTGAAAAAGCATTTCAACATGCGGGGAATAACGTCAAATTAGCGATTGTCATGGTATTAACTGATAATGATGTGTCAAGTGCCAAAGAGTTATTAAGTCATAACAACGGGTTTATCCGAGAAGCTATAAAAGAAGAGGAGGAGCAATGA